The Lycium barbarum isolate Lr01 chromosome 4, ASM1917538v2, whole genome shotgun sequence nucleotide sequence ggcccaagggtccttcatgagttgtgtttaactttacatatgtgattcatataacttgtcacatgttccaaaaaaatatcgatgtgtgggccccaccccagcaaataatccgacgttcaaaaatacgggatataacacacaaTTCAGCGATTACATCATATGAAGCTTGTCTATGTCCCTTTGATGCACTTTTAAGTTCACAAGTATGATAACCAACATAAGTTCTAACTTCAAAATGGTTGGATGTTCTCATCTTCTTGAATCGAACCCGCCAAGTGCACCCCTCAACCACACAAGCTACTACAACCAACGAAGGATTAGACCTATTTGTCTTGTATTTAAATTTACCCTTCATCGCAATCATTTTCAGGTTCTTCAAGACTTCTTCCTTGCCATCAAATATTTTTCCTGCACACAAATCCGAACCATCACTAAATTTGATTACTTCATCATCATTAGCTTCATTATCAACCTCATGTGTCACCCCATCATCTAAATTATCCAATGCCAATAGTTGTGAATGAAGTTTATCCAACTCCAAAACACCAACTTCGGTAGTTTCCCCACCTACATCATGTTCTTCGTCACCACTTTTTTCACCAACATCTGCAACACCCAAATCATCCTCACAATATGTATCAACCCCAAAAAATGTATCATCAGCCATAAAAATTTGTTCTTCCAAATCATTATCATTATGATCATTAACTACCCCAAAGTTGTTGCTCACATCATAGAGCAACGGATCAAGAGTGCTATCTTTTTCAACCACATCATTGTTATCATCCAAAGATACTCTAAGTATAGGTCCTGCTCCACGCTCATCAAACACTCCAAAATACACACGCAAATCATAATCATCTTTCAATGGAAAATATGATATGTCATCAACTGATCTATCAATTATCCTTGGCTTGTACTTTAGCTTCAATTTAGATGGATCACAATTTAGATCACAACGTTTACGAATTTCATTCACCAACTCTTGATACGTTATTCCATCCCCAACACCAATCACCTTCAATATTAACTCGGATGACGAACCTGTGGTTTCAACGTCCACACACAAAAATTTATCTCCCTTTATCACACCtgcaatgtaaatgaaaattAATTAGTAAGATTGTTTATTTTATGATAAACAAATTTATACGATCTTAAATAATACATGAGCGATCTCTAATAATAAATAGGCGATCTATGACTACTTCAGAATCTTTCACTTTAAAAAAGGATACAACTTGAGCGGTCCATAACAAGTAAAGCCATGTTGATTAAGAGAGGGGTTTTTACTTGAGCACATTATAATGCACAACATTGCATCTGTTGACAAATATAGGTGCAAATAACAAAGTGTATACCTTGTTCAATTCTCTCTAATATATATACCATCCTCAAAATGAATATCTTGTTTTGAAGTTTCACAACACTTTCAATAAATGCATAAAGAACATGTATAGAAAAATATGACAATATGTTTCTTATAGATTTTAGTCTGTCATTTGCCACCATATAAACCTCGTTCATGATTGAGTGAATTTTTGTTTGTACTTTTCTACTATCTAGATTCCGGTAATAATTGATAACCGATCAACAAAAACACGTAATTAACCGGAGGTTTCAGAAAATCAGAATGATAAAAAATCTACTAACCAAGGCACATTCAGCCAAAAACATCAACAATGAATCACTTTAAGTAAAAGGCATGAGTATTCAAGTCATGAGCACTTACCTATAGCAAGTTCGAATGAAATTTCGATTGACCCACTTCGTGTAACAATTGAGAATTAGTTCACCCGCTTGTTGTATAACACTAGAAGATATTCAGAAACAATAATCGATGCTTCAAACTGTTGAACAAATTGCTGAGAACTCAAGAAAGCAAAAATTGCTGGACAGTTTCTTCAGTATTCGCTCAAAAATGGCGGCAAACCAGTAAAGCCGAGTACTGAGGCATATACCCACGTAAGGAaacaaaaagggaaaacttttgATTTTTGTAGTACGCCCCTTACTTTCTTGTTTATTTCAATAGGACGCCCTTTAATGATGACATGTCATTATATTTTGGTGTTAGCGGGACCCACAGGGCCATCAACTAAATATTTTAATTCTATTTGTCATGGACTTCTATTGCTATTTGTATAAGGCCATTTAACTCATTCACCAATTGAATTCTTTTACATTAATGAAAAacagaataaaagatttgtaacgAAGAAAAGGAAAGTAAGCATAATATTGCAAACCAAAAAAGATATTAGTGTTATGAAACAAGATTTGAAAGGAGATCTCTGAAATTTCCCCTTAATTAATAGTATTAAAAACATTATTGTTTAGACTTTTGCAAAAATTACATCACATAATTATACTTCTTCTGTTTCAGCTTATGTGATACTATTTTCTTTTAAGTTTGTTTCTTCTCTGTATATATCCAAGAAAAATACTGAAATTAACGTAATACCAAAATAGTCAGAAGACTCTTCCAACAAAATTGAAAAATATGTAATTGGCAACAAagctttttttctttgttggtcaAACTGAAAATGCTCTTCTTATTTGAAATAGGTCATCGACTCAGCGTTTCCTACTATTTTATTTACTAGAAAAATGAGTTTTCTAAACAGTTCAACCCAGGAGCGGAAGGCTGATATAGAGTACGTTTATAAGGAATTGCACGTTTTGGATGATACTTATCATCAGAGTATGTCTCCCGACATTGTAGCTCATATTCAAGAAAAAATAGTCGATGGTTTGAATTTTCTATCTCCCCTAGAATCAGTGGCGGACCCTGCATGGCTTAGCCTAAAGCCTATAACCTTTTAACTAGAGCACCAACAATTCTTATTGTTTACTAGGtgctatttattattttataccaaAACTTCCAATATTTTTTATATGTCTACATAGAGTATCCGCCACGGTTAATGGGTGTTAATGGGTGCTCAAGCACCAAAAAATATAACATGGGTCCGCCCTAGCCTAGAATTGAAGCTCATAAAGAAGGAGGAGCTAATCAGTCTGTCGCTTTTGACCACTCGTCCACTCTCCCCTTCCCGGGCCTAGGCCCTCCTCAATGGGTTCTAATTCCTCGAAGGGGAGCGATGCCCCGTATCAATCAAAAATATTATTGATTTCATTTTAGAGAACGAAGACAATTATCTTCGCTAGCTTTCCGGGAGAATCTAGTCATTTAAGAACTTCATTGCAACTAGTAAATTAGACCTTCCGCCACAAAAAGAACTCAAAGCCTAAAGATAAGAGAGTTCAGTCCACAAGAAGCTTGTAGAGCTTTAGCCATTGAACCACATCCATCTATCCTAAACAGTAAGCCTTTTCTTGTTCGTTCTTCGAATGATGCTAGTGGAACTAATTCCTTCTGGCTCTACTCCAGTCTTTCCAGTGGAAGCAACTGATGCTTTGATCATTCAATGGACTCCTTGCTGTCAGTCCGCGCTTGTTGTCATGCTGGCAAAAGCAGGGGTTTGGGGATCTCTTTCTAAATTTGGAAGTAATTTAACTTAAATTTGTCATTAATTACTTTTAATAACTAGCTTTTGTAGCCACACAAATTTTATGGAATACTTACGATCGCGAATCTCAAAATTTCCCTTCATTTTTGAACTCCACGCCCAAGTCAAATAAGATCATTTAATTATGAAACAGAGAGAGTGGTAACTCTAGTATTATTTATTGATACAGCTGCACTGTGGTAATGCAGAGTGATGTACTAGTTTCTGTTGGTGCACAGGAAGAATAATACAAGCAGACAAAAaaagatttttataaaaaaaaaaaacagcaagcaactatatatatatatatagaagtccGTTTGTTCTCCTTGACTTCTAGTAGTGGTTGATTCTATGAAAGGCTCGAACATGTAACCCTCTATCTATATGAAGTTGGAGCATGGTTTTGTAGTTCACAGGCTCTGATTCATCACTCAACTTGAATACAAAGAATCGCATTAAAACTGCAGCAGTGATCTTCATGCTTCTGTATGCAAATTCCTTTCCAATACATATCCTTGGCCCTGCCTGTGCATCCAATCAATGTTTTACGTCAATTAGTATTATGTTATGTGTGTGAAGAGCATAGTGGATCTCTCTATAAGCGATAACGAGATTATGTGTTTGGTTGAATGTGTGCGAGGTGAGGAGGGGAGAATCCAAAATCTACAGTAAGTGGAATGTATTGAAAATAGTAAACTTAAATGTTCAAATGTCTAGGTTCATATGTTCGGTATTATCCATATGAATATAAGAAATCTAGGTGTATGGATTTGATGATTTCATTGTGGTAGTTCTTTGTATGTGTGTGAACTTATTTAGTACTAGATTTATGTCTAGAATCATCCTTTAGCACCTATATAAATTCCTTTGTAATGTTATTATGTAAGAGTGAAGTTTTTCTACTGATATAAAGTGAGTTTAATGTTTATTTCCGTCTTCCATCATTTTTATGCTCTATGATATTATCAAGGACTCGCCTTATATTTCCAACAGAATGAGTGTGATTTTATACATGaatgtagattttttttttttttttaatgcataCATAACCAAGCTGAAAATTTTAAATTCAGTTAAACCCACGTAACCAAACCAAATCCACTTGTGTGGGCAAAAATATATATTAGATACCTTGGAAATTTTGGAAGTGTAGTTCTCTTTGATCaagtttccaaattccaaaatgtTACACAGCATATTTGTGCCTCAGCAATTTGAAAATGATGGTTATAAGTTTCTATCTACTCCTTTTGttccaatttgtttgtcttacttttctttttagtccgtataacaattttttttttgacaactctttaatttcaactttctaCCGGGCATGAAaattaagaccacaagattaaaaggTATTTTGATACTACAttttacatatctttaatttaaaatcaaaaaattcaaaagttttctttacttttttttaaaTTCCTTGTCAAGTCAAATtggacaaacaaattaaaacggaCCTGGAAGGCAGTAAATTTGAAGGGGCTTTCTTGCTTGAAGGACCCATTCTCATCAAGCCATCTTTCTGGCCTAAATTCTTGAGCATCATTACCCCATAAGTATTTCATCCTACCCATTGCATAGGGTGGGTATGCCACCATATCCCCTTTTTTCACATTAAATCCATCTGGAAATACATCATCTTCGAGGCATACTTTGGCATTCTGGATACATACAAGCATGGAATGAAAACCCCAAATCAGCTAGAAATAATATATAGGGGACTTGGAAATACTAGAAAAAAGTTTTAAGTATTTTGTTTCAACCCCTGTTTGGTATTATATAAAAAGGAAGTACGTACGAATAGGGtctaaagatttaaaaaaaaatctttttcgtTATTGGACTCCAAAAGGAAATACTAACAAATTTGTAATAAGTATTCATGATTATTGTATCAAACAAACACGATTTAGTTCAGAAATTTACACTCTATATCACTTGAGTTGTATAATTTTAAAAAGTTCCCTCTAATTTTAACATCTTCCCTTCCTTCCTACGGGGCGATGTTGGGTGTGcaaacaaagtaccacattggtagttgaaaagaaaaaaagagctacttataaggaattggatactcttaatgatgtaaGGTCTTTTGGGGAAAACTGTGaaggcttggcccaaagcggactattcacatcatgttaagagtatatTTGGACCGTTAAGCTAAACAACTGGTATCAAAGCCAATGGTTTGAtgggacgagtatgaagatgaCGGAGTGTGGCGTGAGGCCCGACTTAGTGCCTTTGCCCGTTTATGGGCTGGTTTACAACCTTTTACCcatagctttgaagacgcatacacaacatttgggcttcggtgaccgtaaTACTCTGACGATGTGGGTGGCACATTGACACGTTGAATCTCTGACCAGTAATGAGtcatgtggaacttagttcgagagagagattgttgggtgtgcaaacaaagtaccacattggtagctggaaagaaaaatgagttacttataaggagttggatactcttaatgatgtgaaaCCTTTTGGGGAAAATCGTGCGGGCTTGACCCAAAGTGAACAATATCACATCTTGTTAAGAGTATATTTGGACCGTTAAGCCCAACCGACGATGCGTGTCAGCTTCCATTGGGTAAACTAATATCGTTAATGTTGACATAGCTACCTAAATATATTGGCTAAATGAGGCAATTAAGAAAAATACAAGAATTGTTTTtggtagaaaaaaaaaagtacaagatTTAAGGAATATCCATTGACAATATAAAGTCAGTATAAATTAATCCAAACTATATACCGTATTTATTTACAGATTACTtatatatacagtcaaacctctctgtaATTACCATttgttataacaacatttcacaaTAACAACTGATTTTCTCCagaaccgatttttcatgttatattttacttctttatAACATCATTCTACCTATAACGACAGTGacattcattttttttcttttaacaaGCTAACAGTGACATTCATTATTGTGATAGGCTCTTTAttaaattacctctctataacaatcaaACTCAAATTTTGTGTAAtgatattttgtaagaaatatattatgtataaaaataaaatattgatGGTAATTATCATTAGTGTCATGCACACGTAAATTTCAAATACGAATatctaaaaggaaaaaaattatgtTTCTCATAATAGTCTGATTTAGTCTTGCAAAATTTCAGAATCACCTATTTTCAATCTACCAATTTTGTATAAATTTGATATTTATTTTCCTGATTTTGGTAGCTGTAATTAGTCTATTTTAAGTTTGAAATTTTGTGCTCTTTTTCCTTTATTAGTCTCAATTTAGTCTCTTTTATCACTAAGAGACTAGAATTTAtgaaacaacctacaattgtagaaattttacgtcaaacttgaaatatttaaattttcaatttattGTAAATGCATCTGTTCCTTATATTTTGATTCTTTATTTGTACGGTGCAACtaattatgaatttattagtaatttattaatcatttgaatttttaatttatgaaatatgaaaatcaattaagattttaaaattaacaagtatagaaaaataattttttgcttacatttgtttataacagctaaatgataTCTAAAAATCAAATGtcaatatacatacataacaacaccCCAGCAGCTATGAAATTTCAGACAAATACTGCCATTATAGAGAAGTTTGACTATATGTAAAAGATTAAATTTAATTACTTCTCTATTATAATTACTTTATTTATAACATGTTTGTGTAAATACGCCTCAACAACTTTAAGACAAATCTTATTACCAAGCGCGATCATCTCATTTAAAAGTTTAAGTTATTAGAGTGCGTATACTGAGTACACTTTTATAttcttaattatattctcaacacaCTTTTCGCCTGCGGGCCTAATTCCTTTTTTATAGGCCACACCTATGATAATTATTCCCTCTGTCCCGATTACGTGGCACAATTTGGATTTCGAGAGCATCAAACCTTGTTAATTTTGACCGTCTTCGGATAAAAAATCTTTAAGCGTTTTTAGatgaaatttacatatttgaaagcTACGTAAAAAGTACTACAATACAGAgtaattgacaattcaaaatatttaaaagatatatgaaaaaatgaTGGTCAAAGAAAAACTTATTTAAATCTTGAAATtcgaaaaatgtcacataaattcgGACGGAGAAAGTATTTTTGATAATGTGTTGCAGTAAAATTAGATCATAGGACATTCTAATACGTGCACTAGTATCATGTTAAAGAGTGTGACTATCTCATCTAACaaattaaatttttaaataaGATATCACACACATTAACAAATATTATACGTAACTGAAGCAAGTTTATATGAGAGTATATGTTTACCACTGGAATGGCTGGATAAAGTCTTATAGTCTCGGAAAGCACGGCATGGAGATAAGGCATCTTATCAATTGCTTCCTCTTTCAGATTTGCAGCAAAATCTGAAATTGTTGTACTGCCTTTCATATTGGTTGCTTCTTTGATCTCTTCTGCCAGTTTTTCCTGCACAACTGGATATCTGCAGAGCATCAAAATAAACCAGGAAAGTGTGGTTCCTGTTGTGTCTTTACCACCACCCATGAAATTTATCAATATATCTCTTAAGTACTTTGGATTTGTCGATGAGTAATGCCAGAACCTTGACAAAATGTTTTCTCCTTTCTGCTGTAAAATGAAAAAATGTCCACAATTATATAGATCTATATATATCTGGATCAACAAAATATATAACTCGTGATGCATGGGAGTACGTATTTCATGAAATAATAAACGTTTAGCAAAAACGATACCTAAATTAAAGAAAAGGACAAAAAAGAAGGTGTGTGAAACGTTTTCTAATTCTTGTATGTGAATTAGTGAATATGTACAAGTTGCTCTATTGCGTTGGCTTGCGTATATTGCATGACTTGTCATTTGTGGAGTAACCAAAGTTGTATACTCCTTGTTCCATTTCATGGATTAAAGAAAGACGGGTTAAGGGTGAAAAACATACCTCAAGTATCACAATTTTTTTAGTATCCCACCTAGtgagagtttcctacctaaactatcaccaattaACTTGCAAAACACATGTCAAATATCAATTGTTCTCTTTtactacctgaactatcaccaactagtttgcaaaacacacttAACAATTGATAGTTGAGGTATGTTTACAAATTAGTTGGcaatagtttaggtaggaaaattGAACAATTGATAGTACGTTCAGGTGCATTTCACTGACTAGTTGGTGATAGTtgttaaaaaataatataatatctCAAATATATACTATCATCTTTGGGTATTTTTAATGTGGTGTAATATTTGACTCTTAAATGGCCAAGCCATTCAATTTTCATTCTTGAATGGGTAATTAATGGAGACAATTATTTTGTTCTCTAACGTTCATCTTCACAAATTTAAGAGACCTCTTATTGCCTTTATTCTTGTTAATATTGTAATCAATTTCCAGTGAACGTTGGACTTCTTCTTTATTATCCTCCATTTCATAAGACGGGTTTTTCCTCATATATAAGTACGTACCATTTGCCCATTGTGATTAATCCTTATCATAATGAGCTATTAATCTCCATTATATGCTATTAATCCTCTTAATAACCTTAGCAACCTATTTACTACCAATCGTTGGAGCATTATATTTCAACCATCTGATGAGATGGTGTTCTTATCTATACACTTCATATGTTTCAAtctatgtgaacctatttcctttttagtccgtgccaaaataaatgacctctttcctaatttggaaacaaattcactttatgaaatgatttacagcgacacaaatattcaagacttattttgagccacaagtttcaaaagtcttcactttttcttaaatgtcgtgtccagtcatatgagttcacataaattgaaacggagggagtatattgaGATCTTCTCTTTTGGAAGCTATAACATCTATAGAAATTCCTTCTTCCTATATTATATATTGTGTTGGTTTTCTGTTTATtcaatctttgttagattctggctcctaatTAAacatccttaaggacagtgtctcAATTGACATGCCTTAAGCTTTGAAGAGTTCTCTACAGTATTAGTAATagagtattttccgtaagatttccaacaataGTTTAGGCAGGAAACTTGCAcacctgatagttcaggtaggaaacttaaaaaaaaatgatacttaagatgtgtttttgaccattatctcagaAAAGAATGATATTTTTTATATGTTTGAATAATTTTAAACTTTAATTTCTCATTTTAACTTTAAAGAAATATTTTTATAGTCATAGAAATATCCATGCAAATTTAAGACCACAATTTCTAGATGCTGTGTAAGAAAAACCAATCAAACAATAAACCATATAAAATCAGAAGAAGGAAGTGCTTTTATTTTCTTCAACGTTTTCATTTTGACCCTTGTGAGAATATTTTGTCCAATAGATATTTAGAAAGAGCAAAATAACTGACTTACTGAGGAATCAAGATCTTGTGAAAGCTGCTCAGCTTTGCTGCTGATAAGCTTATACATGTACTCGTCTATGATTTCCAGACTTTTCTTCAACTTTGCTTCTGATCCGATATTTATTGCCTTTTTAATCTTCCAGAAAAGATCAATGTATCTCAAAAGACTCATTTCACTTGCATCATCAAGTGCTTTGATGAATTTGTTAGCACCTTCCTGACATGGACCACATACACTATCCAGTTCAATGCCAAAAGCAACTTGAAATACAGAATCCAAACTTGACTTCAGAAGCAAATCCTATAAAAAAGGACATATCTGATGGTTAAGCATTACTATATATAGGTTCAGTACAGGGGTCATTTGCACTTCTGTCCCTACTTTGTGCTGGTCATTAATTTTTATCTCTCATAACAAATATTCTctatgtcccaatttatgtggcacagttcGGTTTTGAGAGTCAAACAGTTTAATTTTGACAGTGAATTCAGACATGGAATCgttaagttttttgaaataaaatttacatatttgtaaactacgtaaaaagtaatataagtcacaataattgctAATTTAGAATATCTAaaagatataaaaaaaaacattacaGTCAAAAAAAGACTTGTTTGAATCTCGAAGTCCGAAAGGTGCcgtaaattgggacggagggagtactaatttTTTCGCAggacataagtttatatttcCTCATCATGACATTTCAAAAGTTATGGCCTGCGCCCTTAAAAAACTTAAGTCCCACATAACTTCAATTTTTAAAggtaaaagttaaagaccagcaTGTTTGAAAGGAAAACCGTGCAATTAAATGTAAGTACAGGGGAGGATCTTGAAAGGAAAACCGTGAAATTAATTGTAAGTACAGGGGAGGATCTAGGTAATCGGTTGTGGCTTTTAGGGAACCAATAACTTTTACGCTGACCctgtatttgtattaaaaaatttaaatatataagAAATATTTGCTGGGAATCATTAACAAAGTAGGGTCTTGGTCCAGCCAAGAAATAAAACTTTCTTAAGCTTTGTTGGCTTCCTGGATGAGGGTTCGATTCCTCTTTAGCACATattattaattttcttttttaacCTGAGATTGTtagaactcataaacttcaaCTCTAGATTCATCTCTGATTCataagcaaaaaaataaaaataaaaagttgaagaGGGGTGGGGGGTTGATTTGTTTAAAGAGCTCACTTGAATATCTACTGTATCTTTTGAATTTGCAGATTGATCTAAGATGTTAGCAAGCTTAAGTGCATTGTTGGTGAAGATAAGACTGTTAACTTCCCTTATAACCCTTTTTGAGAATTCAGGGCTCGAAACTTTTCTCTGCTCCTTCCATTTCTCACCGTCCACAGTAAACATACCATCTCCATAGAAGTCTTTTAGAATATCATGATGATAATCTCCCTGCACATTTTTAAGGAAATTAATAAGTCAATCCAATTatcatactccctccatcccaattatATGTAGCACACTTTTTTTAGTCAGTCTAAAAAAGAATGTTACATTTAATTGAAAATAACCTAACTTTAAAATTCTCTTTTtaacccttaatgaaatgatttatagtcatataaatatctaaggtttgttttatatcataaattttaaaagtatctttctttcttaaattttgtgcctCATCTAGGGGAGAAATGATTTTTATccctttacaatttttttttagttttataacatttttataagagatctgaaagaaaaaaaaaacacaaaataaaTCTAAAAAtgttattttcttctattcaaattgtaaaaaGGCAAGAGATTTCATTTCCTCCCTAGTCAAATGGTACCAAAATTAAGATCTCCCTCAATCCCAATTTAATTAaatgtcttactttttttttttgtttgtccaATCTAAAAAAGAGTTAAGTTTTTTAATTCCAACATTTTACATGACAAGTTTAAGACCATAAGATTTAAAACACTGcgtacacacatctttaattttagGTCACGAGATTCAAAAGTCTCCTGTTATTTTTTTAAACTCTATGttcagtcaaactaagacacacaAGTACTTCCTTTCACGTGAAGTGAGTATATTCCATGTTCACGCTAGAAGTATAATTTATGAGGATACGTAACCTTTCCATAGTTGTCGAAGTTGGTCTTTAGAATGTACTCAATATTAGCTGGATCCGAAGTATAAATCTCTCTCCGAAATGGGCTCTCAAGTCGATAAGTCTTGTATATTGCAGCAAGATCAGCCATGTGATCATGGATCCGATGAAAGTTTATGAGTTGCTTCGTTGTAGAATCAGCAATTGGATGGtatctcttttttccttttttcttttctcctaatTTGTTGATGAAGTAAACTATGAGTATGAGAAAAGATAGACAAATAGAAGGAAATGTTGCAACTATGGAGATTGGATTCATCGCTCAATATCAATgaagcacctttttttttttttttttctttgcttgGTGCCAATACTTCCAAGCTAGCTTCTATTTATAGAGAGTATGATGACATGGATCCTTTTTAGCTTTGGTATTTTGAAGGAGTTGTCTTTCTTGTTTCCTTGTTCGATGCGTATTTTTGCTGTCTTAACCAATGTATTTAATTAAAGGTGGAAAACCACTTTTTTGTCTACTTCACGATGTTATATGTGTAACAGGCCAGCAAACTTGAGCCGTAAAATATTAGGTAAATTTTAGGAATTTTCACTTGGGGTAGTTAACATAAGAGTTATTTAAGTATAATAACTTCACTTTAGTTTTATTATAAACCGTAGCTATAAGGTATTTGTAATTACAATTCTTAGTTATATTTTGCTTGTTTCACGTCTATTCGGTGAACTACTTGTAATTGACGGTATGTGTTGTTTGACTGGTCAATATACATATGTGTTTGGCTGATTGTATTTTCGCAAAGTAGAGTATTTGACTGTATGTATTGTCAGAGGCAAATTTAGGTACAAAAATTGGGTCACATGAACTCATAGTCACtcgactaaactcgatatattatgtatataattttgaaaatatatctaatattagcTTAAGGAACACCGGTCAAATCATGCTGAGTGGAGCACTGGTTAGGAACTAGGTTTTATTCCTCAAGGTTGGCGGGATCAAACCCAACCTGCTGcacatttttaaattttttgttttGTGTCTAAAGTAGCCTTTAACTTTCCCTTTTTATATTATTTCTAAACCCATTTTCTTCTTTAGATCTAATTACCCAAAAGGAAAAAACGTTTTCCTTACTTATATTACATCTAAttactttttttctttatttctaatTACCCAAGT carries:
- the LOC132636044 gene encoding cytochrome P450 704C1-like isoform X1, translating into MNPISIVATFPSICLSFLILIVYFINKLGEKKKGKKRYHPIADSTTKQLINFHRIHDHMADLAAIYKTYRLESPFRREIYTSDPANIEYILKTNFDNYGKGDYHHDILKDFYGDGMFTVDGEKWKEQRKVSSPEFSKRVIREVNSLIFTNNALKLANILDQSANSKDTVDIQDLLLKSSLDSVFQVAFGIELDSVCGPCQEGANKFIKALDDASEMSLLRYIDLFWKIKKAINIGSEAKLKKSLEIIDEYMYKLISSKAEQLSQDLDSSQKGENILSRFWHYSSTNPKYLRDILINFMGGGKDTTGTTLSWFILMLCRYPVVQEKLAEEIKEATNMKGSTTISDFAANLKEEAIDKMPYLHAVLSETIRLYPAIPVNAKVCLEDDVFPDGFNVKKGDMVAYPPYAMGRMKYLWGNDAQEFRPERWLDENGSFKQESPFKFTAFQAGPRICIGKEFAYRSMKITAAVLMRFFVFKLSDESEPVNYKTMLQLHIDRGLHVRAFHRINHY
- the LOC132636044 gene encoding cytochrome P450 704C1-like isoform X3; the protein is MNPISIVATFPSICLSFLILIVYFINKLGEKKKGKKRYHPIADSTTKQLINFHRIHDHMADLAAIYKTYRLESPFRREIYTSDPANIEYILKTNFDNYGKGDYHHDILKDFYGDGMFTVDGEKWKEQRKVSSPEFSKRVIREVNSLIFTNNALKLANILDQSANSKDTVDIQEGANKFIKALDDASEMSLLRYIDLFWKIKKAINIGSEAKLKKSLEIIDEYMYKLISSKAEQLSQDLDSSQKGENILSRFWHYSSTNPKYLRDILINFMGGGKDTTGTTLSWFILMLCRYPVVQEKLAEEIKEATNMKGSTTISDFAANLKEEAIDKMPYLHAVLSETIRLYPAIPVNAKVCLEDDVFPDGFNVKKGDMVAYPPYAMGRMKYLWGNDAQEFRPERWLDENGSFKQESPFKFTAFQAGPRICIGKEFAYRSMKITAAVLMRFFVFKLSDESEPVNYKTMLQLHIDRGLHVRAFHRINHY
- the LOC132636044 gene encoding cytochrome P450 704C1-like isoform X2, producing the protein MNPISIVATFPSICLSFLILIVYFINKLGEKKKGKKRYHPIADSTTKQLINFHRIHDHMADLAAIYKTYRLESPFRREIYTSDPANIEYILKTNFDNYGKGDYHHDILKDFYGDGMFTVDGEKWKEQRKVSSPEFSKRVIREVNSLIFTNNALKLANILDQSANSKDTVDIQDLLLKSSLDSVFQVAFGIELDSVCGPCQEGANKFIKALDDASEMSLLRYIDLFWKIKKAINIGSEAKLKKSLEIIDEYMYKLISSKAEQLSQDLDSSKGENILSRFWHYSSTNPKYLRDILINFMGGGKDTTGTTLSWFILMLCRYPVVQEKLAEEIKEATNMKGSTTISDFAANLKEEAIDKMPYLHAVLSETIRLYPAIPVNAKVCLEDDVFPDGFNVKKGDMVAYPPYAMGRMKYLWGNDAQEFRPERWLDENGSFKQESPFKFTAFQAGPRICIGKEFAYRSMKITAAVLMRFFVFKLSDESEPVNYKTMLQLHIDRGLHVRAFHRINHY
- the LOC132636044 gene encoding cytochrome P450 704C1-like isoform X4; protein product: MNPISIVATFPSICLSFLILIVYFINKLGEKKKGKKRYHPIADSTTKQLINFHRIHDHMADLAAIYKTYRLESPFRREIYTSDPANIEYILKTNFDNYGKGDYHHDILKDFYGDGMFTVDGEKWKEQRKVSSPEFSKRVIREVNSLIFTNNALKLANILDQSANSKDTVDIQDLLLKSSLDSVFQVAFGIELDSVCGPCQEGANKFIKALDDASEMSLLRYIDLFWKIKKAINIGSEAKLKKSLEIIDEYMYKLISSKAEQLSQDLDSSQKGENILSRFWHYSSTNPKYLRDILINFMGGGKDTTGTTLSWFILMLCRYPVVQEKLAEEIKEATNMKGSTTISDFAANLKEEAIDKMPYLHAVLSETIRLYPAIPVAGPRICIGKEFAYRSMKITAAVLMRFFVFKLSDESEPVNYKTMLQLHIDRGLHVRAFHRINHY